One window of Epinephelus fuscoguttatus linkage group LG9, E.fuscoguttatus.final_Chr_v1 genomic DNA carries:
- the tdo2a gene encoding tryptophan 2,3-dioxygenase A, translating to MSGCPYFEKRHLLFKNKPPTTEEEEEDAQAGVNKASKGGIIYGDYLQLDKIVSAQVLQSELKGNKIHDEHLFIVTHQAYELWFKQILFELDSVRHIFISGHVRDERNMLKVNTRIHRIVMIFRLLVDQFAVLETMTALDFFDFREYLAPASGFQSLQFRILENKIGVPDNLRVPYNRRHYRDNFKGHESEMLLTTEQEPTLLKLVEEWLERTPGLEADGFNFWERLEINIFDGLNQEKEKIEKMADSEDKEEMMAELIKQKELFTSLFDEKRHDHLLSKGERRLSYKALQGALMIYFYREEPRFQVPFQLLTSLMDIDTLMTKWRYNHVCMVHRMIGSKAGTGGSSGYHYLRSTVSDRYKVFVDLFNLATFLVPRDWVPKLNPNVHTFLYMAECCDSSYCSSEDSD from the exons ATGAGTGGATGTCCGTACTTTGAGAAGAGGCATTT GTTATTCAAAAACAAGCCTCCCacaacagaggaagaggaggaggatgctcAGGCAGGGGTTAACAAGGCCAGTAAAGGAGGAATCATCTATGGAGACTACCTGCAG CTCGACAAAATAGTCTCAGCCCAGGTGCTGCAGAGTGAGTTAAAGGGTAATAAGATCCACGATGAGCATCTCTTTATCGTCACCCATCAAG CCTATGAACTGTGGTTCAAACAGATTTTGTTTGAGCTTGATTCAGTGCGACATATCTTCATCAGTGGACAC GTTCGAGATGAGCGCAACATGCTCAAAGTCAACACTCGCATCCACAGGATCGTGATGATCTTTAGACTGCTGGTCGACCAGTTTGCAGTTTTGGAAACTATGACAGCCTTGGACTTTTTTGACTTTAG aGAATACCTGGCTCCAGCCTCTGGATTTCAAAGCCTTCAGTTTCGGATCTTGGAGAACAAAATCGGGGTCCCGGACAACCTGAGGGTTCCGTACAACAGACGCCATTACAGGGACAATTTCAAAGGTCATGAGAGCGAGATGCTGCTCACTACTGAACAGGAGCCAACACTCTTAAAACTAGTCGAG GAGTGGCTAGAGAGAACTCCTGGCTTGGAGGCGGATGGATTCAATTTCTGGGAGAGGCTGGAAATCAATATATTTGATGGGCTGAAtcaggagaaggagaaaatcGAG aaaatggcaGATTCAGAGGACAAGGAGGAAATGATGGCAGAGCTGATCAAACAGAAAGAGCTGTTCACCTCTCTGTTTGATGAGAAGCGCCATGACCATCTCCTCAGCAAAG GTGAGAGGCGGCTCTCTTACAAGGCTCTCCAAGGTGCCCTGATGATCTATTTCTACAG GGAAGAGCCAAGGTTCCAGGTTCCCTTCCAGCTGCTCACATCCCTCATGGATATCGACACCCTCATGACAAAATGGCGAT ACAATCATGTATGCATGGTGCATCGTATGATTGGCAGCAAAGCCGGCACAGGGGGCTCATCTGGCTACCACTACCTGAGATCCACTGTCAG TGACCGCTACAAAGTGTTTGTGGATCTGTTTAATCTGGCAACGTTCCTGGTGCCTCGCGACTGGGTGCCCAAGCTAAATCCCAACGTTCATACGTTCCTCTACATGGCTGAATGCTGCGACAGCTCCTACTGCAGCAGTGAGGACTCAGACTAA